Part of the Flavobacterium sp. MDT1-60 genome, ACCGAAATCGTTCATAAATTTCATCAATTTTGGAATATTAGCCTGAGCTTTTTTATCCCATACCGAAGCAGTATGACAACCAGATTGGTATGCACCATCAACGATTGGCGAAATTACAGTAGCAGCCATAGATTCCAATTCCTGAGCAGTCATAAGACCAGTCGTATCTTGCGAACCTACGATATTAACTTCTACACGAACATCTGAACCAGCGTGTAATACTTTACCCGGAGTGATTCCAACAGCATTTTTATTGAAGATTTTCTCTACCGCTGTAAGTCCTTGTCCTTCAATAGAAATCTCTTTTGATGGAGCAAATACAAGAGGAGCCTCGATGTCCAAAATTTTTGCCGCTAATGTTTGAAGTTTTTTACCAAATACAATTGCGTATGATCCACCAGCTTTTATAAATTCCATTTTCTGAGGCGTGAATGCCTTAGAAATGTCAATTAGCTCTTTGTCACCGTTATAAAGTTTCTTAGTTTTTGTGTTTATTGTAAGTACAGTTCCTGTAGCAACTGAGTATGCTTCTTCCAGAACAGGCTCATTATTCTCATTACGAATAACATTACCATCTGCATCTAATTTTTTAACCCAGTTTTTAAGGTCTAAACCAATACCACCTGTAACATCAACAGTTGTTAAAAAAATTGGAGAAATACCATTTGTTCCTGCAACGATTGGAGCAATATTAATAAAGGGAACATATGGACTTGCTTGTTTACCTGTCCAAAGTGCAACGTTATTTACTCCTGACATTCTTGACGAACCTACACCCATTGTACCTTTCTCAGCAATCAACATAACGCTCGCATCAGGATGTTTTGCCTGCAAAGCCTTAATTTCCTCTTGTGCCTGAGGAGTAATCATGCATTTACCATGAAGTTCACGGTCAGAACGTGAGTGCGCCTGGTTACCCGGAGATAATAAATCAGTTGAGATGTCTCCTTCACCAGCAATAAAAGTAACTACTTTAATTTCTTCAACAACTTCTGGAAGTGTCGTAAAAAATTCTGCTTGTGCGTAACTTTTAATAAGCTCTATAGCGATTGGGTTACCATTTTTAAATGCTTCTTTTAAACGGTCTGTATCTGCCTCATAAAGATAAACTTGTGATTTAAGGACATTGGCCGCTTCTTTTGCAATAGCAACATCATTACCAAGCGCTAAGTCTAGCAATACCTCAATAGAAGGCCCACCTTTCATGTGTGATAATAACTCAAAAGCAAAAGCTGGTGTTATTTCTTTAACTTCGAATTCACCAAGAATAATTTCCTTTAAAAACTTAGCTTTAAGACCAGCAGCACTGGTTGTTCCCGGTACAACATTATAAATAAAAAAGTTAAGAGAATCTTCTCTGTACTCGTTATTCAAATCTTTAATTTGTTCAATTATGTCGCTTAATAATTCAGCACCATCAATTGGTTTTGGATGAAGTCCCTGACCTTTTCGTTCTTCAATCTCTTTAATGTAATCCTTATAAATGTTCATAAATAGAAGTATTTCTTGGTGTTTTTATTTTTTTGTTCGCAAATTTAGCTATTAAAGCCGAGAATTAAAAAAAATATAATAGAACTAGCCTTTTCAAAAATTATTATTGTTAAAAAACGATTTTGACCGCTTGTTTTTGCCAAAACCTCAATTTTGTATTAAAATAATGAATTATTGATATTTTAAAATCTTTTCTTTAACAAAGTCGAAATTTGTTGTTATAAACGAAGTGAGATTTTACCTCGTTTTTCACAAAGAATCTTTCTAAATAGAGAATTATAACGTTATAGTTGTGTTTTTTCTTTCTTTTCGATGCGACTAACTCACCTAAAAATTTTCTCTTAAAAAATTAAAATAAAAAACTTGTAATTCAATATTTCTATTAACTTTGTAATTCAAAGTGCTTTTAAATTAATATAACTATGAAATACAAAACAGAAATTTTAGATTTTTATGCTCAAAAACCGGGAGTAATAATTAGTTTAATTGTTATGCTCTTCAGTACCATATTCCTTGTGACTTCTCTTGTAAGTAGAGAATTCCATTTTTACGATTATGAATCTATTGCTATACCAAGTTTGGTCTTTGAGTTTGTGTATGGAACAGTAGTCTCTTTTTTAATTTTAAGAGACAAAGAAACATACATACATCTCACGTCATTTTTAATATTGAACTGGTTTATTGGATGTTTTTGCCTGAATACCTTGATTCCGATTTTTCAGGATTTGCCAATTTGGATTTACGCCACAACGTTTGCTTTTTGCATTTCCAATTTTTTCATTTATAACAACTCAGAAGGAAATTCTAATACTTTCTATTACTTTTTTGTTAATGGATTTTCCTTTACAGTGATTCTTTATTTCGCAGTTTATCTGATTCCGGTTATGCCTTATTCTTTTGTCGGAATTATTGCCTTGGGATTAGGTTTTTACGGTTTGGTTCCCGCTCTGGTTATCGCTATCCATACCTGGACTGTGCTTCGCTATTTAAACCGAAATAGAATTTACTTTATTTCTTTCAGCGCAGGATTTTCAATTGTAATAATCTGTTTAATAGTTTTTACAATAGGACTAAGCATCGAAAGCAATAAAATAGCAAAAACTGCAATGGTTAAGTCTTTTAACCAGAATGATGATTTACCAAATTATATAGCTGTTTCACAAAACCTGAAACCTAATTTTTTCAATGAAATACTATTAAAGAAAGACATTGTTTATGTTGGTCCAGATGATTTTTTTTCATTTGACAATTTTAATTCTTTTAGCAATCAACAATTTAACGAGAGAAAAACACATAACCCTTTTATTAGCATTGCCTATTTATTTTGTAAAGATTCTGGTCTGAGCAACGATGATAAAATAAATATCCTAAAATCGAATTTTGATAAAAGATTAGAAACAGAAGAACAACTATGGAGTGGTGAAGATTTATTTACCAAAAACATTAAAGAAGACGTGAAAATCTATCCGGACAGCCGATTGGCTTACACTGAAATCACAATGAATATTGCTTGTGCAGAAGATTCATGGCGAGATCAGGAAGCCATTTACTCATTTCAATTACCTGAAGGATCTGTTGCAACTTCGCTTTCACTTTGGGTAAACGGAATTGAACGAAAAGGTGTCTTAACAACTAAAGAAAAAGCAAAAAAAGCATACACACAAATTGTTGGCGTGGAGAGCCGCGATCCCTCATTAATGCAGTGGAAAGAAGGGAACAAAGTTGTAGTGAGAGTTTTTCCAGTAAATTATAAAACTCCGAGAACATTTAAATGTGGTTTTACAACACCTTTGAAAGTTGAGGATAATGAAATGAAATATCAAAGTCTTTCTATAAAAGGTCCTAATATTTCAAATGCTGAAACAATTTCAAGAATTCAAATAGTGGGAAATAGCAAAATTGAAACCAGCAAAGACTTTGAACTCAAAAATGGCTTTTATATAAATGAATCAAAAGGACTGGACGATTGGCATGCAAATATGTCTTTGAATAAGGTGCTTTCTAATTCATTTGTATGGAAAAACAGAGTGTATGAAGTTAAAGACATTCAGAAAACAATTATTCCATTTACACCTTCTGAAATTATTTTGGATTTAAACACCAATTGGACTACCAAACAAATTGATTCATTTGTAAACGGGAATCAAAGAAACATTTACGTCTTTGTAAATGGTCAAAAAACAGCAATTAATAAAGAGAATTTCAAAGCGATTCAGCTAGATTTTGAAGACTTCCATTATTCTTTATTACCTCTATATAAATTAGCAAAAAACAGTTTGGTCATTACAAAATCCGGAACATTTTCAGCCAATTTTGAAGAATTGGAAGCTTCAAATTATCTAAAGAAAATTAAAACCCAAACGAAACAACGAAACATCAAGGTTATTAATATCTCGGCAGATATTAATCCGTTTTGGCAGACTGTCAAAGAGCAAAAATATGTCGATTACTTTCAGACGACTTTGAAGAATAGCTTAAAAATGATTGAGCAACATCAATTTGTACAATTTAAAACAGATAAAAACCTGGTAAATATTGAACCTGCAAATATTTCTATTAAGGAAAAACCACAGGACAGTATTTCAAAAAGCAATGGTCCAAATCATATTTACAGAATGTATGCTTTTGGAAAAGTTCTGGAAGAACAGGTAAAAATTCAGACTGACACTTTGGCCAGCAATCAATATGTTGAATTAGCAAAAGATGCCAATATAGTAACTCCAATTTCTTCATTAATTGTACTTGAAACCAATGAAGATTATAAAAAGAACGGTATTGAGAAAAATACAAATACTTTAGGAAATGCCTCCATAAACAATGACGGATCTGTTCCTGAGCCTCATGAATGGTTATTAATTATTATCGGAACTGGAACACTTTACTTCTATTATAGAAAAAATAAAAAACAGACTGTCTAAATGAATCATTTATTGAAATACCAAAAAACAATTGGCATCTTTATCGTTTTCTGTCTTTTAATTATTAATTATAAGATTGTATTGGCAGGGTTAGACAGTAATTTGTTTGGAATCCTATTTTCAATAGCATTATTTTTTATTGGGGGAAGAAAAACAACCTTAAACCTAAACTTCCCTCTTTTTGCAATGATTTTTATATTAGAATTTATCAGCTACCGACTTCATACCAAATCTGTACATTTTCTGGCTTTGGCTTTATTTATATGTCTTATATATTATAACATAACTCAAAAATTTTCATTCATTGCCTTCATCTGCGTCCTTTTGTTTTCTTCACTTTTTAGTACATTTTTCGATTATCTGACAACAGAAATAAAACAAGCTCTTTGCTATTTTGTCTATGTGACTTTAAAGAATTTTATCCCAATTAATAAAATAGAAGGTGTTAATTTTTATATTAATAATGCAAAAATCACGATTGACACTGCCTGTATGGGTTTGTCAATGTTTAAAACGGGTTTGTTGTCTGGCGCACTTTTACTGACATTGGAAGAAAAAAAACATCAAAAATATTTCAACATCATACAAATTCTTCTTTTTTGCTGTGTCTTAATTGTCCTGAATATTATTTCAAATTATTTCAGAATCATCACGTTGATTTTATTTAATTGTACCGAAGAAAATGTACTACATCATACTATTGGAATACTCTGTTTTATCTTTTATCAAATTATACCAATGCTTTTTTTAATCCGTTTCTTTAAACCGAAAAAAGAAGAAATTAAAATAACGAAGAATTTTTATCCAATTTTCTTCACTATCATTCCCACAATAATAGTAGTAGTCGCCACCAGTTTTGAAATAAAAAAAGAACAGTATTACAATTTACTTGAAAATCTAAATCCGGAATATAAAAATCAAAAAGGAGTTTGGGTAAATAAGGAAGTATTTAAAATTGTGACATCAGACAAACTAATTTATATTAAAACTTCTAATCACAACCCATTAGTTTGCTGGACAGGCGCCGGATATAAAATAATTGAATCGAAGGAAGTTAAAAAAGGAAATGAAAAAATTTGGCAGGTTAAAATAGAGAAAGATCAAATCCTATATTACTCTTATTGGTGGTATGAATGCAATAGTAAAAAGTACACTTCACTTATTGACGTCCTTTTAATGAAACTATTCGACAACAAACCTGTGCGCCTAATTAACGAAACAAGTAAAGCTTAAAATAAGAAAACCTGACAAGTTTATTTGACAGGCTTTCTTATAAATTTCATCTATCACTAAAGTAACTTCTGAATAATAATATCTTCTGTTATTCCTTCAGCATCTGCTTTATAATTTTTAATAATTCTGTGGCGTAAAATTCCGGTTGCAACTGCTTTTACATCTTCAATATCTGGTGAAAATTTACCATGAAAAGCTGCATGTGCTTTTGCTGCCAGAATCAAATTTTGAGAAGCTCTTGGCCCAGCACCCCAGTCCAAATAATTTTTCACAAAAGCATTAGACAAAGCATTATCAGGACGAGTTTTGCTAACCAAAGTCACTGCATATTCAATTACATTATCTGCCACAGGGATTCTGCGGATCAAATGTTGGAAATCAATAATTTCTTGTGCCGTAAATAATGGATTAATCGTTGTTTTCACATCAGATGTTGTACGTTTAACAACCTGAACTTCTTCTTCAAAAGTTGGATATTCTAATTTTACAGCAAACATAAAACGGTCTAACTGAGCTTCCGGTAACGGATACGTTCCCTCTTGCTCAATTGGATTTTGAGTTGCTAATACAAAATATGGTAAATCTAATTTATAATTTTGTCCTGCAATAGTTACCGAACGTTCCTGCATTGCTTCAAGTAAAGCGGCTTGTGTTTTTGGTGGAGTTCTATTGATCTCATCTGCCAAAATAATATTTGAAAAGATCGGTCCTTTGATGAATTTAAACTGTCTGTTTTCATCCAGAATCTCACTTCCTAAAATATCTGAAGGCATCAAATCCGGCGTAAACTGAATTCTTTTAAAATCTAAACCTAAAGCCTGAGACAAAGTATTAATCATTAATGTTTTTGCCAAGCCCGGAACTCCAATTAAAAGAGCGTGTCCTCCTGAAAATATACACAATAAAATTTGATCTACAACTGCATCCTGGCCTACAATGATTTTTGCTATTTCTGATTTTAATTCGTTTCGTTTTTGGACTAAATTATGAATTGCTGCTACGTCAGACATTTAAGTATGTTTTTAAATTGAAAAAGAGTTAGCTCTATGAATTCATAAAACTAACTCTTTTTATTTATTTAATAAAAATTATTTTTTCAACCAATTGTTCGTAAAAGCACAATCTCTATATTCTCCAATAATTTTAATGTAAGTATCTTTAATCTTAGTATCGAACCATTTTCCAATTGCTTCAATCTGTTTTTCTTTCAATGCTAAATCTTTAATTTTTGTATAATCCTTAGCATAATCAGCTACGTGCTCATCAATTCTATTAGTAACAGTAATTAATTTATACGTTTTTTTTCCTTTATCATCTGTACTTAAAAGCGGCTGAGAAACTTCAGTATCTTTTAGATTCGAAACCTGGCTATACAATGTAGGATCCATCTTAGTTAACTCAAAACGAGTGTCTTGCGTATTAGGATTTATTAATACACCCCCATTTGCTCTTGTTTCTTTCTCGTCAGACTCTGTTCTGGCAGCATCTGCAAAGGTTACTTCTTTAGATTCTATCTTTTTTCTAATGTTGGTAATTCTTTCTTTTGCTTCTTTCAATGCATCCTCAGTAACCGTTGGTGAAATTAAAATATGACGTAACTCAACTTCTTGTCCCTTAATTTTATCTATCATAATAATATGATATCCAAAATTTGTTTTAAAAGGCTCTGAAATTTCACCTTCCTGCAAGCTAAATGCTACATCTTTAAATTCTTTTACAAAAGGTGTTTTTCTGGTCATTTTATAATATCCTCCATTTGATGAAGACCCGGGATCCTGCGAATACAAAACTGCTTTTGTAGCAAAACTTGAACCCTCAAGAACATCTTTTCTAATAGCATTTAATCTATCAATTACTTTTTGTTCATCTTCTTTTGAAACTTTTGGTTCTACCACAATCTGCGCCACTTCCATTTCTGCTCCAAAAGTTGGAAGCTCATCTTTAGGTATTTTTTTAAAGAAATTACGAACTTCTTCGGGTGTAATTTGTACGCCATCGACAATTTTATCTCTCATTTCTGAAGATAATTTTTGTTCTTTTAAAATATCTGCAAAATAAGTTTTAAACTCTTCTACCGAACTTTTTTTATAATATTCAACTACTTTATTGATATCACCCACTTGTTTTACCATATAATTCAGTCTGTCGTCCATCATGCTTCTTACTTCTGCATCACTTACTATAATACTATCCTGAATCGCTTGGTGTGCATATAGTTTATCTTCTAAAAGTTTACCAAGCATCTGACATCTTGTAATATCTTTTACATTTCCTCCCTGAGCAGTAATTTCTAAAAATCCTTTATCAATATCTGAATCTAAAACAATATAATCTCCAACAGTAGCAATGATACCGTCAACTTTTAGCTTCTGTCCAGTAGGAACTTCAACTGGTTTTTGAGCCACAACATCTGGAATAATTTCCTGAGCCGAAACAATTGAGTTGAAAAAAAGTAAAAAACACATTGTCAACACTAGTTTGTAATCAATTGTTTTTAGCTGTAATTTTTTTAATAACATTATTTTAAATTTAATTTGAATGTAAAGATCTTGCCTTCGTACTTCTTTTTTAAAGTAAAAATCACTAAATAATTAAGATCTAGTTCCTTTTAAGTTATAACGAACAAAAATAACAATTCAATCACATAATACAACTATCAGCCATACTATTAACAAAAAATTATATGGATTGCATTTCGATTTCACAAATAGAAGCGTTTCCCGGATGATTATTCGCTAAACCGAGAAGAAAACCTCACTTCTAAAATTTCTCAGAAATAGCTTGGTTGAAAACACACGAAAACACAAACGACTAAATTTCAATAAAATAAAAAAAAGTTTTTAACACTACAACGTTTTCGTTGTATAACTATTTTCTTATAAAAACGAACCGAATTAAAAAACATATACTTTAGATGCGTAATTAATAATTTTTAGATGCTAAAATTGTGAATATCTCTTTTAAATATTTAAAAATAAATAATTACAAAACTTTATTAACCTTTTAACCAAATCTTAATTATGAAAAACCACAATGCAAAAATTTATTTGATGACTGCGATCACAGCATTTTTTTGTTCGTGTTCGCCAAATGAAACAACTGAAGTTGACTCAAGAGCTGAAAGTCAACAATTTGAAATTATTAATGTGACACATCATGACGGAAAGCCTTTTAGCACAGGAGCTAAATCATCACTAACTGGAAAATATGTTGATAATCCAGGTGGCGGAGTTATGATGCAAGCCTTTTATTGGGATGTTCCGGCCGGAGGAAATTGGTGGAATACCGTTAATGGTAAAGTGACCGCGTGGTCGAATGCCGGAATAGGTTCTATTTGGCTTCCACCTGCTTCAAAAGCACAAAACGGGGCTTTCTCTATGGGATACGATCCAACAGATTATTTTGATTTTGGAGATTATAATCAAAATGGAACTACAGAAACGAGATTTGGGTCTAAAACTGAATTGGTAAGTTTGATTACAAAAGCACATACTGAAAACATGAAAGTATATGCCGACATTGTAATTAATCACAATAGTGGAGGGCAATCTGAAGCAAATCCATTTACAGGAACTAATACGTGGACTAATTTTAATGGAATTGCTTCCGGAAAATTCAAACGCACTTATGTGAATTTTTATAAAAATAGTTATGGAAACAACGACGAAGGTTCTTTTGGAGGTTTTCCAGACTTGTGCCATGCAGATCCTTATGTACAGGATTGGTTATGGAAAAGAGCTGACGGAGTTGGTAAATATTATAAAAACACCATGAAATTTGACGGATGGCGATTTGATTATGTGAAAGGTTTTGCTCCTTGGGTTGTATACGATTGGAATGCAAACGTTGGTGGATTTTCTGTTGGTGAATTATGGGATTCTAATGTAGACATATTAAATAACTGGGCTAATAGTGCCAACAGTTCAGTCTTTGATTTTGCCTGTTATTATAAAATGAATGATGCTTTTGACGGAAATAATCTTGCGCTTCTGAATGATGATATGATGTGGAAAAGAAATCCGTACAAAGCAGTAACATTTGTAGCAAATCATGATACTGATGAGATTTCAAATAAATTATTGGCGTATTCATATATTTTAACGCATGAAGGATACCCAACAATCTTCTACAGAGATTATGAAGAATGGCTTGATAAAACGAAACTAAACAATTTGATTTGGATTCATAATAACAAAGCAACAGGGACAACGTCGATTTTATACTCAGACAATGATGAATATGTAGCCAGAAGAAATGGATACAATGGAAATCCAGGATTAGTTGTTTACATTAATAATTCTGATGTTTGGCAGGAAAGATGGATTCAGACAAATTGGGCTAATACTCAAATTAAAGATTTTACAGGTAATTCGACCTGGTATCCAACTACACAAGCGGATAAATGGGTAAAAATTCAATGTCCTCCAAAAGGATATTCGGTTTGGTCTATTAATCAATAATTTGTAAAAACAACAATTAAAAGACTGTTCTGGAAAAACAGTCTTTTTTTTGCTTTAAAGTTTCTGTTTATAAAGTAATGACTTCTAAATTATAGAAGTGAATATTTTTATTAAGCCGTAATTAATAGTACTTTTGCAAACCTATTTATACAAAATATGAGCTTTTTAAAAGAAATACAACGCAGAAGAACATTCGGAATTATATCGCATCCCGATGCAGGTAAAACAACTTTAACTGAAAAATTATTGTTATTTGGAGGTGCAATTCAGGAAGCTGGTGCGGTAAAAAATAATAAAATAAAAAAAGGAGCAACGAGTGATTTCATGGAAATCGAACGCCAAAGAGGTATTTCGGTTTCGACTTCTGTACTTGCTTTTAATTATAAAGATAAAAAAATCAACATTCTTGATACTCCGGGACACAAGGATTTTGCCGAAGATACTTTTAGAACTTTAACTGCTGTTGATAGTGTTATTGTTGTAATTGATGTCGCAAAAGGGGTTGAGGAACAAACGGAGAAATTGGTTGCAGTTTGTAGAATGAGAAACATTCCGATGATTGTTTTCATCAATAAATTAGACCGTGAAGGAAAGGATGCTTTTGACTTAATGGATGAAGTTGAACAGAAATTAGGTTTGACAGTTACTCCTTTAAGTTTCCCTATAGGAATGGGTTATGACTTTCAGGGAATTTATAATTTATGGGAACAAAACATCAATCTTTTTAGCGGTGACAGCCGTAAGAATATTGAAGAAACTATTGCTTTTTCAGACGTTCAAAATCCTG contains:
- a CDS encoding MoxR family ATPase, which gives rise to MSDVAAIHNLVQKRNELKSEIAKIIVGQDAVVDQILLCIFSGGHALLIGVPGLAKTLMINTLSQALGLDFKRIQFTPDLMPSDILGSEILDENRQFKFIKGPIFSNIILADEINRTPPKTQAALLEAMQERSVTIAGQNYKLDLPYFVLATQNPIEQEGTYPLPEAQLDRFMFAVKLEYPTFEEEVQVVKRTTSDVKTTINPLFTAQEIIDFQHLIRRIPVADNVIEYAVTLVSKTRPDNALSNAFVKNYLDWGAGPRASQNLILAAKAHAAFHGKFSPDIEDVKAVATGILRHRIIKNYKADAEGITEDIIIQKLL
- a CDS encoding bifunctional aconitate hydratase 2/2-methylisocitrate dehydratase gives rise to the protein MNIYKDYIKEIEERKGQGLHPKPIDGAELLSDIIEQIKDLNNEYREDSLNFFIYNVVPGTTSAAGLKAKFLKEIILGEFEVKEITPAFAFELLSHMKGGPSIEVLLDLALGNDVAIAKEAANVLKSQVYLYEADTDRLKEAFKNGNPIAIELIKSYAQAEFFTTLPEVVEEIKVVTFIAGEGDISTDLLSPGNQAHSRSDRELHGKCMITPQAQEEIKALQAKHPDASVMLIAEKGTMGVGSSRMSGVNNVALWTGKQASPYVPFINIAPIVAGTNGISPIFLTTVDVTGGIGLDLKNWVKKLDADGNVIRNENNEPVLEEAYSVATGTVLTINTKTKKLYNGDKELIDISKAFTPQKMEFIKAGGSYAIVFGKKLQTLAAKILDIEAPLVFAPSKEISIEGQGLTAVEKIFNKNAVGITPGKVLHAGSDVRVEVNIVGSQDTTGLMTAQELESMAATVISPIVDGAYQSGCHTASVWDKKAQANIPKLMKFMNDFGLITARDPKGVYHSMTDVIHKVLNDITIDEWAIIIGGDSHTRMSKGVAFGADSGTVALALATGEASMPIPESVKVTFVGEMRDYMDFRDVVHATQAQMLKKFGGENVFQGRIIEVHLGTLTADQAFTFTDWTAEMKAKASICISEDDTLIESLEIAKGRIQIMIDKGMDNHKQVLQGLINKADKRISEIKSAEKPALTPDSNAKYYAEVVVDLDQIIEPMIADPDVNNVDVSKRYTHDTIRPLSFYGGVKKVDLGFIGSCMVHKGDMKILAQMLKNIENLHGKVEFKAPLVVAPPTYNIVDELKAEGDWEVLQKYSGFEFDDNAPKGAARTEYEKMLYLERPGCNLCMGNQEKAAKGDTVMATSTRLFQGRVVEDTEGKKGESLLSSTPVVVLSTILGRTPTLDEYTAAVDGINLTRFAPSHKLLVM
- the xrtN gene encoding exosortase N; this translates as MNHLLKYQKTIGIFIVFCLLIINYKIVLAGLDSNLFGILFSIALFFIGGRKTTLNLNFPLFAMIFILEFISYRLHTKSVHFLALALFICLIYYNITQKFSFIAFICVLLFSSLFSTFFDYLTTEIKQALCYFVYVTLKNFIPINKIEGVNFYINNAKITIDTACMGLSMFKTGLLSGALLLTLEEKKHQKYFNIIQILLFCCVLIVLNIISNYFRIITLILFNCTEENVLHHTIGILCFIFYQIIPMLFLIRFFKPKKEEIKITKNFYPIFFTIIPTIIVVVATSFEIKKEQYYNLLENLNPEYKNQKGVWVNKEVFKIVTSDKLIYIKTSNHNPLVCWTGAGYKIIESKEVKKGNEKIWQVKIEKDQILYYSYWWYECNSKKYTSLIDVLLMKLFDNKPVRLINETSKA
- a CDS encoding XrtN system VIT domain-containing protein; amino-acid sequence: MKYKTEILDFYAQKPGVIISLIVMLFSTIFLVTSLVSREFHFYDYESIAIPSLVFEFVYGTVVSFLILRDKETYIHLTSFLILNWFIGCFCLNTLIPIFQDLPIWIYATTFAFCISNFFIYNNSEGNSNTFYYFFVNGFSFTVILYFAVYLIPVMPYSFVGIIALGLGFYGLVPALVIAIHTWTVLRYLNRNRIYFISFSAGFSIVIICLIVFTIGLSIESNKIAKTAMVKSFNQNDDLPNYIAVSQNLKPNFFNEILLKKDIVYVGPDDFFSFDNFNSFSNQQFNERKTHNPFISIAYLFCKDSGLSNDDKINILKSNFDKRLETEEQLWSGEDLFTKNIKEDVKIYPDSRLAYTEITMNIACAEDSWRDQEAIYSFQLPEGSVATSLSLWVNGIERKGVLTTKEKAKKAYTQIVGVESRDPSLMQWKEGNKVVVRVFPVNYKTPRTFKCGFTTPLKVEDNEMKYQSLSIKGPNISNAETISRIQIVGNSKIETSKDFELKNGFYINESKGLDDWHANMSLNKVLSNSFVWKNRVYEVKDIQKTIIPFTPSEIILDLNTNWTTKQIDSFVNGNQRNIYVFVNGQKTAINKENFKAIQLDFEDFHYSLLPLYKLAKNSLVITKSGTFSANFEELEASNYLKKIKTQTKQRNIKVINISADINPFWQTVKEQKYVDYFQTTLKNSLKMIEQHQFVQFKTDKNLVNIEPANISIKEKPQDSISKSNGPNHIYRMYAFGKVLEEQVKIQTDTLASNQYVELAKDANIVTPISSLIVLETNEDYKKNGIEKNTNTLGNASINNDGSVPEPHEWLLIIIGTGTLYFYYRKNKKQTV
- a CDS encoding alpha-amylase, with product MKNHNAKIYLMTAITAFFCSCSPNETTEVDSRAESQQFEIINVTHHDGKPFSTGAKSSLTGKYVDNPGGGVMMQAFYWDVPAGGNWWNTVNGKVTAWSNAGIGSIWLPPASKAQNGAFSMGYDPTDYFDFGDYNQNGTTETRFGSKTELVSLITKAHTENMKVYADIVINHNSGGQSEANPFTGTNTWTNFNGIASGKFKRTYVNFYKNSYGNNDEGSFGGFPDLCHADPYVQDWLWKRADGVGKYYKNTMKFDGWRFDYVKGFAPWVVYDWNANVGGFSVGELWDSNVDILNNWANSANSSVFDFACYYKMNDAFDGNNLALLNDDMMWKRNPYKAVTFVANHDTDEISNKLLAYSYILTHEGYPTIFYRDYEEWLDKTKLNNLIWIHNNKATGTTSILYSDNDEYVARRNGYNGNPGLVVYINNSDVWQERWIQTNWANTQIKDFTGNSTWYPTTQADKWVKIQCPPKGYSVWSINQ
- a CDS encoding peptidylprolyl isomerase; translated protein: MLLKKLQLKTIDYKLVLTMCFLLFFNSIVSAQEIIPDVVAQKPVEVPTGQKLKVDGIIATVGDYIVLDSDIDKGFLEITAQGGNVKDITRCQMLGKLLEDKLYAHQAIQDSIIVSDAEVRSMMDDRLNYMVKQVGDINKVVEYYKKSSVEEFKTYFADILKEQKLSSEMRDKIVDGVQITPEEVRNFFKKIPKDELPTFGAEMEVAQIVVEPKVSKEDEQKVIDRLNAIRKDVLEGSSFATKAVLYSQDPGSSSNGGYYKMTRKTPFVKEFKDVAFSLQEGEISEPFKTNFGYHIIMIDKIKGQEVELRHILISPTVTEDALKEAKERITNIRKKIESKEVTFADAARTESDEKETRANGGVLINPNTQDTRFELTKMDPTLYSQVSNLKDTEVSQPLLSTDDKGKKTYKLITVTNRIDEHVADYAKDYTKIKDLALKEKQIEAIGKWFDTKIKDTYIKIIGEYRDCAFTNNWLKK